The following coding sequences lie in one Candidatus Eremiobacterota bacterium genomic window:
- a CDS encoding DegT/DnrJ/EryC1/StrS family aminotransferase, translated as MNFARFAERYGDELHAAFARVLASGTYVGGPEVAEFERAFAAQCGTAYAVGVASGLDALMLTLRAWEIGPGDEVIVPANTAVQTALAVTHAGARVVLADVEPETGLLDLSAAEAAITPRTRAIVPVHLYGHPVDMEPLNALAARAGIRVLEDAAHAHGARYRGRPCGSLADAAAFSFYPTKNLGALGDAGCVTTNDDALGAQLRLLRTCGLTTNYVHEVQGFTSRLDPLQAAVLRWKLTHLESWNTRRRELARLYCDELANLPELTLPVVRPWAAPVWHAFPVLVKDGLRDALQAALTDAGIETNVHYRLPVHLQPAYADAGWHAGEFPVSEERARSLLSLPLDPFHTGEEIEQVIAAVRSALATRVCATAR; from the coding sequence GTGAACTTCGCGCGCTTCGCCGAGCGCTACGGCGACGAGCTGCACGCGGCGTTCGCGCGCGTGCTCGCGTCCGGCACATACGTCGGCGGCCCCGAAGTGGCGGAGTTCGAGCGCGCGTTCGCCGCGCAGTGCGGAACGGCGTACGCGGTCGGCGTCGCGAGCGGCCTCGACGCGCTGATGCTGACGCTGCGCGCCTGGGAGATCGGACCCGGCGACGAGGTGATCGTCCCGGCGAACACCGCCGTGCAGACCGCGCTCGCGGTGACGCATGCGGGCGCGCGCGTCGTCCTCGCCGACGTCGAGCCGGAGACGGGATTGCTCGATCTCTCCGCCGCCGAAGCTGCGATCACGCCGCGCACGCGAGCCATCGTGCCGGTCCACCTCTACGGCCATCCCGTGGACATGGAACCGCTGAACGCGCTCGCCGCGCGCGCCGGCATCCGCGTCCTCGAAGACGCGGCGCACGCGCACGGCGCGCGCTACCGCGGCCGCCCGTGCGGCAGCTTGGCCGACGCAGCCGCGTTCAGCTTCTATCCCACCAAGAACCTGGGCGCGCTGGGCGACGCCGGCTGCGTCACGACGAACGACGACGCACTCGGGGCGCAGTTGCGCCTGCTGCGCACGTGCGGCCTGACGACGAACTACGTCCACGAAGTGCAAGGCTTCACCAGCCGGCTCGACCCGCTGCAAGCCGCCGTGCTGCGCTGGAAACTCACGCACCTCGAGTCATGGAACACACGCCGCCGCGAGCTCGCGCGCCTTTACTGCGACGAGCTCGCAAACCTACCCGAATTGACGCTGCCGGTCGTGCGCCCCTGGGCGGCCCCGGTGTGGCACGCCTTCCCAGTCCTCGTGAAAGACGGCCTGCGCGACGCGCTGCAAGCCGCACTGACGGACGCCGGAATCGAAACGAACGTGCACTACCGGCTGCCCGTTCATCTGCAGCCGGCCTATGCCGATGCCGGCTGGCACGCCGGCGAGTTCCCGGTAAGCGAAGAGCGTGCGCGCTCGCTGCTCAGCCTCCCGCTCGATCCCTTCCACACCGGCGAAGAGATCGAGCAAGTGATCGCCGCAGTCCGCAGCGCGCTAGCTACCCGCGTTTGTGCGACTGCACGGTGA